A window of Lates calcarifer isolate ASB-BC8 unplaced genomic scaffold, TLL_Latcal_v3 _unitig_5717_quiver_1501, whole genome shotgun sequence contains these coding sequences:
- the LOC108875798 gene encoding C-type lectin domain family 4 member M, with translation MDQHIYGNVEEPSYNRRKRKTFSENIYENENKSHAQGPHRTGPALSVSGADDIKKSSCRAAAVFLGLLCLLLLAGLITLVFLYTRGRSEWEKEMVQIQTDYSNLTRERNELNNSYNNLTEKLEQLQTSYNILTRERNELKNSYNILAEEQDQLQKRFEEMNNERKDFQRMIQDKRHCGCWRSFGSKYYYISSEQKTWEESTEDCRQKGTDLVIINSEEEQRFLIALNKRVWIGLTDQEEEGVWKWVDGSALSTRYWLPSQPDNYGEEDCAEIPVDDHDPLLKWNDIPCSQNNFWVCETVDV, from the exons ATGGATCAACATATCTACGGCAATGTAGAAGAACCATCATATAATCGACgcaagaggaaaacattttcagaaaatatttatgaaaatgaaaacaagagtCATGCTCAGGGACCACACAGGACTGGACCTGCACTCTCAG TTTCAGGTGCTGACGATATAAAGAAGAgttcctgcagagctgctgcagtgtttctggGTCTGctgtgtcttctcctcctggCTGGACTCATAACTCTGGTTTTCCTCT ACACCCGAGGCAGGTCTGAGTGGGAAAAGGAGATGGTCCAGATACAGACCGACTACAGCAACCTGactagagagagaaatgagttAAACAACAGTTACAACAACCTGACTGAAAAATTAGAGCAGCTACAGACCAGCTACAACATCCTGactagagagagaaatgagttAAAGAACAGCTACAACATCCTGGCTGAAGAACAAGACCAACTTCAAAAAAGGTTTGAAGAGATGAACAATGAGAGAAAAGATTTTCAAAGAATGATTCAAg ACAAACGTCACTGTGGGTGCTGGAGAAGTTTTGGCTCCAAATATTACTACATATCCTCTGAGCAGAAGACCTGGGAGGAGAGCACAGAGGATTGTCGGCAGAAAGGAACTGACCTGGTGATCATCAATAGTGAAGAAGAACAG cGATTTCTTATTGCTCTCAACAAAAGAGTTTGGATCGGGCTGACTGACCAAGAAGAGGAGGGTGTCTGGAAATGGGTGGATGGGTCAGCTCTGAGCACAAG GTATTGGTTACCTTCACAGCCTGACAACTATGGAGAAGAGGATTGTGCAGAGATCCCAGTGGATGACCATGACCCTTTATTGAAATGGAATGACATACCTTGTTCACAAAACAATTTCTGGGTTTGTGAAACAGTGGATGTGTGA
- the LOC108875796 gene encoding C-type lectin domain family 4 member M-like, producing MVQIQTDYSNLTRERNELNNSYNILAEEQDQLQKRFEEMNNERKDFQRMIQDKCHCGCWRSFGSKYYYISSEQKTWEESTEDCRQKGTDLVIINSEEEQQFLIDLNKRVWIGLTDQEKEGVWKWVDGTALSTRNWLPSQPDNYREEDCAEMKVNVHRSFLKWNDIPCSQNNYWVCETVDV from the exons ATGGTCCAGATACAGACCGACTACAGCAACCTGactagagagagaaatgagttAAACAACAGCTACAACATCCTGGCTGAAGAACAAGACCAACTTCAAAAAAGGTTTGAAGAGATGAACAATGAGAGAAAAGATTTTCAAAGAATGATTCAAg ACAAATGTCACTGTGGGTGCTGGAGAAGTTTTGGCTCCAAATATTACTACATATCCTCTGAGCAGAAGACCTGGGAGGAGAGCACAGAGGATTGTCGGCAGAAAGGAACTGACCTGGTGATCATCAATAGTGAAGAAGAACAG CAATTTCTTATTGATCTCAATAAAAGAGTTTGGATCGGGCTGACTGACCAAGAAAAGGAGGGTGTCTGGAAATGGGTGGATGGGACAGCTCTGAGCACAAG GAATTGGTTACCTTCACAGCCTGACAACTATAGAGAAGAGGATTGTGCAGAGATGAAAGTGAATGTCCATAGATCTTTTTTGAAATGGAATGACATACCTTGTTCACAAAACAATTACTGGGTTTGTGAAACAGTGGAtgtatga